In Planococcus shixiaomingii, the DNA window TTCTTCATTGCAGGCATATAAATATCCTGGGTTTCCGCTTCCGTCTTCTTGGAATGCAGAGTACTTCCTAGGGAATAAAGGTTCAAGTTCAGCCATGTACTCATGTATGACGAGCGGTCTCTCAAGCTCGCGATACTCTGTAGCGACTAAATAACCGGCCGTTTGGCTCCCACCTTCCAATGATTCCGGTCGGCTAGCTTCTCGGCAATCTTTAGTCGCGCTGCTGATGGCAACAATTGCCCCTTTGACATAATGTAAGATCCGATCGCCTTTTTTCACTTCCATCATACGTTTGTATGAATGCGGCACCATTCCCGATTTGTCTTGCTGGGGCGACCAAATGATCCCCAACTTTTTTTCTTGCTGATAAGTCTCTCCTTGCATAACGATAAAACTGTTCACTAAATTGCCTCCTAGCTACGTTGCTGCTTTTCAATACTTTGCTCTACCTCTTAGTTTACCTTACTTTTCATGTTCCGTGCGCAGGCGAAGCAGTTTTCAGCTATTCTTAATTACAAAAAGCTGCACCGCCGATTAAGGCGGCGCAGCTTTTTGCGCACATCTTTAACACTTATTTAATTCCGGAACTGACTACGCTTCTTACAAAATATTTATTTGCCGCCACGAATATGATCAACGCCGGCATAGTAGCCACAACAGTTGCAGCCATCATTTTGCCTGGGTTCACAAAGTTAGCGCCTTGTACAAGGTTGGCTACTCCCAGCGTAACGGTTTTCATTTCATCTGAACTGGTAACCACTGAGGGCCATAAAAAATCGTTGTAGATGGTGAGAAACGTCAGCACCGATAATGTTGCAACTACCGGTCGAATTGCCGGGAACACAACAAATCGCAAGATTTGCCATAATGTTGCTCCATCGATTACCGCCGCTTCTTCTAGATCTTTTGGAAAGCCCCTAAGAAAACTGTAGATGAGAAAAACCCCCATTGTGTTAGCCGAGTACACTAACATTAGCGGGGCGAATGTATCAATCAGTTCGTACTGCCTGAACAAATAAAACATCGGAAATAAGGTAATGATCGTTGGAATAGTCAATGCCGATACGACCACCGTTAAGAAAAAACTTTTCCATGGAAGATTTAACCGAGCCAGTGAATAAGCTGCAAGAACATCCACAAACACGACCAATGCAGTTCCCCCGACGGTCACAATGCCCGTATTGATAAGCCAGCGCAAAATGGGAACTTCAGCACTAATACCGAAAATACTGGCATAGTTCTCCGCCGTCCATAATTTTGGAAACAACGCCGAAGATGACATCGCTTCACCTAAAGCTTTAAATGAAGTGAAAATCATGAAAATCAATGGCAATAAAAACAATAAGGCGATAAGAGATGCCACTGCAACAACCAAAATTGTTTTAGATTTCGATTTTTTCATAGGTTCCCCTCCTTATTCATTACGGAATGAGTAAAAGTATTGGGTTGCGACTATAATTACCATGATTAATCCCATAACAATGGCCATTGCCGATCCAACACCCAGATTATTTTGGGTGAAGACCATCTGCTGGATGATCATGATCAAAGATTGAGTGCTTTGTGTTGGCCCACCTGCTGTAATCAGCAAGGTTTGGCCGTACAGATTAAACGATGCGATAACTGAAACGATCGTTAGAAAAACAAAAACTCCCTTAATGGACGGAAATGTTATGTAACTGAATTTTTTCCACCAATTTGCGCCATCGAGGCTTGCGGCTTCGTACATGGTCTGATCCACTTCGTCCAAAGCGTTGATAAATAAAATCATATTAAACCCGATAGTCCACCAAATGGTCGCTATCAAAATTGCTACCCAGGCATAAGGCTGCTCGTTCAGCCAGTTAATCGAACTGAAGCCCATCGTATTCAGCACATTGTTGACGTAACCGCCATTACCAGTGAATAACCATTTGAATATAGCGGACACTGCAGTTACGGACACTGCGTAGGAGATAAAGAATATAGTCCGGAAATATACTTTTAATTTGTCCGGAATGCTGTCGACCAATAGCGCAAGTCCGAGGCTGATAATCACCAACGGAATTACACTGATAGCCACAAAAATGAGCGTGTTTTTTAAACCCAAGTAAAACGCATTGCTGTAAATATTACCGGGTGTCAAAATTGCCGTGTAATTGTCCAAACCTACAAATCCGCCGTTGCCGCCAAAAACAGACCAACTATGCATGCTGATATACAAACCGTATAGGAGAGGCAAAACCAAAAATAAAATAAAACATATTAAAAATGGCAAAAATAATGTAATGGACCACGTTCTTGAAATCCTCATAGTGTTTAATGCACCCCCGTCAGTAAAATCAAACGGCATTCCATAGGTGTACAATAGAATGCCGTTGTTTTATTTTATTTCAGTTATTGAGGAGCTGTTTCAGCAACTTGCTTCGCTTGGTCAGTCGCGCTTTCCAATTCTGCCATAAGCGCTTCTTTTGTCATGCCTTCTTCACCAACAACTTTCGGATAGATATTTTCAACAACATAACGTACTTGTTCGCGGTATTGATATAGTTTCGGTGCCCCTTTAAACGATTCGAATTGCTTGATATTCTGCGCGGACAGCGGATATTTTTCAGCTTCTTGTTCAACTAATTCCATCGTTGCCAAATGAGTCGGCGCTTGGCCGCTGTCAGCCCAATTCAGTAAGTTTTCTGGAGTGTACATGTATTTTAGAAACTCAGCAATTCCTGCTTTTTTCTCATCATCCTGGACAGACGCCGGAAGAGCCAAAGTATGGCCAGCCCCGTAAACTCCAGGTTGGGTCCCCAGTTGCGGAACGGAAGCAATGCCTAGATCATCCCCATAAGTTTCTTTAACTGCTCCGTAATACCATGGGCCGGTAAGAGCGGTCGCAGTTTGCATGGAACTGTTTCCTTCATCAACTTGTTTCATAAACGCTTGGAATTCCCCATCCAAGCCCAAACCGGGAGGTGAAATTTTGTCTTTGAAAATCATATCGTTATAAGTCATCAGCGCATCGGCCAATTTTTCCTGTGAAAAGTTCATGTGATTGCCTTCTACTAAATTTATGCCGTTTTGAGAAGCCATGGTCATAATAAACCATTCACCCAATCCTGCACTTGGTATTCCTGTTGCAAACATATTCGGGTCTTCTTGTTGAAGAGTCGCTGAAAGTGTTTTTAGGTCATCGTATGTCGCAGGAGCTTCTGGAGACAATTTTTTATTGAAAAACATGGTCATCGGATGGATATCAAGCGGCACAGCAAAAACGCCATCATCAAAGCTGACATAATCTTTTCCGACCGGGTGAAAATCTTCCGGACTCAGTCCTGCAGTTTCCATAACTCCGCTAATATCTTGAATCATTTTATCTTGGCGATAAGTATCCAGCAAATCCGTATGGATGACTACTAAATCGTAGTTGCCCGTTTTAAACTTTGTGTAATGATCTTTTTCTTGCGATTCTTCCACCACATATTTGTCTTGCGATTCGTTAAAACCATCTGTAATTTTTTTCATGAAGTCGCCATCACCGCCAGTAAAGCCATTAATGTATTTGATAACTATCTTGCCGTCTGCAGTTTGTCCACTTGACCCCGAGCCGCCACCGCCTCCACACGCACTTAAAATCATGGCAATCATCAATAACATCGCTAAAAAAAACTTTTTCTTCATCAAGAATGTCTCCTCCTTTAGAATGATAACGTTTCACTTAGCTTTTATGGTTTTAAAATTGCAGCAGGCGCATCACCTTTCTTTTTGGTTAAGACATGATAGAAAAAACTGTATTTTCTTAATATTATAATAGCTCAGAAGACAAAGCAAATTCATACTCATTTCCTGTCAATTATATAGGAATTCCTGAGTCCCTAAAATTGGAGAACCTATAACTATTTGCCTTGTAATTCGTCCAGGACCTTTTAAGCTGGTAATTTTCCATTTACATTGAAAAAGTCATTCGACGCCTTGCGTCAGATGACTTTTTTCCCTTATCTTCTTGCATCAATCAGAAACAGGAACACTAATATGTTTGAATTCCCCCATATCAAACAGGCCGCAGTCGGTAATTTTCAGTTGAGGAATTACCGGCAATGCTAAAAAGGAAAGTGTTAAAAAAGCGTTAAAGTGCGTTGGAGCTCCCAACTGAATCAAACTCTTGTTTACAGCATTCACTTGTTGGTTAACAACTTCAAAATTCTCTTTCGACATAAGTCCTGCTACTTCAAGAGGCAGATCGGCAAGGCGCTTGCCATCTTTGACAACCACTAGCCCTCCTTCCATTTCTTCTAACGCTTTGACGGCCAACAGCATATCCTCATCATTTGTGCCAACTGCAATAATGTTGTGCGAATCGTGTGCAACCGTTGTGGCGATGGCTCCCGTTTTCAGCCCAAGTCCATTAACGATGCCAAGCCCGACATTACCTGTCGCCTTATGCCGTTCAACTACCGCGATTTTCAGTTGATCTCGTTCAAGATTCGGAACAAAGCAGCCATTATATGTCTCAACTTCACCAACCAAATGCTCTGTTATTAAATTGTTGGGATTGATGCCGATTATATTGGCTTTCACATTTTTGCCCATGTTGATTTGAAACTTCTCTTTTGTATAGTCCGCGATGTTGACGGAATTTCTTACTGACCCAAGTTGGCCCCTTTCGGAAATCGGACCTGTATAAGCGCCTCCGCTCGCTACTAATTCCCCTTTTTTATACACCTCATAAATTTTGAATTCTTCCAGGTCGTCCAATAAAATTAAATCCGCTTCATAACCCGGCGCCACTGCTCCTTTTGTATGCAAACCATAGCACTGGGCTGCATGCAGGCTGGCCATCGAAATGGCGGTAATTGGATTTAAGCCGTGGCGAATGGCTGTCCGAAGGTTGTGGTCGACGCTTCCTTCTTCAATCAAGTCATCCAAATGTTTATCATCCGTGCAAAACATGCAGCGATGGGCGTTCGCTTCCGTGACCGCTTCGAGGAGGGCGTTAAGATTCTTCGCGACAGATCCTTCGCGCAGCATGACGTACATGCCACGCCGCAACCGCTCAATTACTTCTTCTTTTGTTACACATTCGTGGTCTGTTGAAATGCCGGCTGTCCGGTACACGTTCAAGTCGTTTTCCTTCAACCCGGCTGCATGGCCGTCCCGTTGAGAGCTCAGCAGCAATTTATCCAACATTGCACTGTCCGCCCGAAGCACTGCCGGAAAATCCATGACTTCAGCAATTCCCAATACCCGTTTATGGCTGATGAAGTGTTCTAAGTCTTTTGCGGAAAGTGCAGCACCTGAATTTTCAAACGACGTTGCCGGCACACATGATGGCAGCATGACAAAGACATCGAGCATTACCTGCTCAGAATCCTCCAGCATAAAATCAATTCCTTTTACGCCGAGTACGTTGGCGATTTCATGGGGGTCGGTTATGACCGTCGTCACCCCGTGCGGCAGGACGATTTGAGAAAACTGATGAGGAGTGACCATCGAAGATTCAATATGAACATGGGCGTCAATGAGACCCGGTGAAACATATCGACCTTTTGCGTCGATTTCTTCAACACCCTCATATTCTCCGATTCCGACAATAACGCCGTCCTTGATGGCAATATCACCCGTTGTCAGTTCTTTCGTAAAAACGTTGACTATGCGTCCGTTGCGGATGACCAAGTCTGCAGGCTGTTGTTTGTTAGCCGCTAATATACGGGATTCCAGTTGTTTTTTCTCCACGGCTGCATCTCTCCCTTGTTTTTAGAAATCTTTTTTCGAAGTAGTGGTGATGACTTTTTGAAAATTATCAAGATAAAATAAAGAAATTATCAGTCTTTTTATAGTTTGTTAGCCTTATTTTATCGGAACGAAAAGGATTTGAACAGCGAACCAACAGTAGAACCAGCTTCTGTGAGAAGTAAGAATATAAATTACGTATACACTTTGAGAATAAACTGGTATTATATTTCCAGAATATTCATTTTAATTTCAAAGGAGTGGAGCAATGGGTTTGCATACGGAATGGGTGGAATACGGCTCTGGATTTAGAGGATATCTGGCTCATATTGATAAAATTTCGGAACAGGCTGCACCGGCCGTCATTGTGATTCAAGAAGTTTGGGGAGTGGATGAACATATTCAGGATGTCACGCGCCGCTTTGCGCAAGCCGGCTACATAGCTTTTGCGCCCGAATTATTTTCCCGCCACGGAGAAATTCAAGAACAATTAAAAGCTGACCGTATTGAAGAAGTAAAGCGATTTTTGGATGAGCTGCCTCCTTCGGGTTGGGGGAACGTTGAAGAACGAAATGCTGCCTTGGCAAAGCATCCCGAAGAAAAACAGCAGAGAATTACAGCGACTCTGCAAACTTTGTTCGGCGGTTTGAACCCTGCCGAATATGTTGATCAGCTGGTGGCAACGGCTTCTTTTTTACGGGGCTCTTATTCAAAAGAACAGGGCGTCGGCTCCATTGGCTTCTGCTTGGGTGGAGCACTTTCCGCTTCACTGGCTGCACAAGACTCTGAGTTAAAAGGAGCCATTATTTTTTACGGCAATGCTCCGAAACCAGATGCGATGGAAGCGATCAACTGTCCGGTCCTAGGTTTTTACGGACAAAAAGACAAACGCATTACAGGCCAAGTGGCGGACTTGGCAAAAAACATGGATTCACTCGGTAAATCGTTCGATTACACTATTTATGAAGGGGCGGAACATGCTTTCTTCAACGATACTCGACGCTCTTATCACAACGGTGCATCCCGTGACGCTTTTGCAAAGTCACTGCATTTTTTCAACGAGGTCTTGCCAATTACATCAGCCGAATAAGCGAAAAAGAAGAAGGCTCTAGGGTGCGTGCATTGCACATCTAGAACCTTCTTCTCGATTTTCGGCACTTCTTTATCGTTTCATTACATTTAATTGCTTCATGACTGCAGCAATCAAAGGATCATTAGCCGCTAATCCGGAAACACTTTGCAGCGTTTCTTCATAGCCTTTTTCTGCAATTTGTTCCTGTAAGCGGCGCGCTTCGTCGTCCTGGTCGTTTTCATACAACAAGACGCCTGCTATTACTGTTGCAAGATTCACCGGTTCTTGGCCGGTCAACTGAATGAATAGGCTGGCAGGCCGAATCAACCGGTCGTTCTGCCCCAGTTTACGTATCGGCCCTCTTGCTACCCGTGTTACATAATCTGAGACATAGGGGTTGCGGAAGCGGTTAATAATTTTTTGGATGTATGCACCGTGTTCCGCTTTATCAAATTTGTGCTGGCGAACGATTACTTCCCCTGTTTCTTGAAGTGCTCCTTGAAGAACTCCTTCAATTTCTTCATCATCCATTGCTTCATTGATGGTAGAGTAATTTTTATAATGTCCCAAATATGCCGGCACTGCATGCCCCGTATTCACAGTAAATAATTTCCGCTCGATATAAGGGTTCAAATCGTCCACGTATGTGATGCCTTCTATATCCGGGCGTTGGCCTTTTATGGCAGTTTGTTCGACCACCCACTCGTAATACGGCTCAACTGCTACTCCCAAAATATTACCGTGGCGCTGATCCGGCACAATCCGGTCAACAGCTGCGTTGGGAAATCCGATCAGTTGTTCGGCAGCTCTTTTTTCTTCTTCGTTCAAATAGTCGAACACGTGCTTTTTCAATATTGAACTGCCATTGATCATATTTTCGCATGCGATGACATTAAGCGGTTCGTTGCTGGACTTCATCCGAATTTTCAGCCCTTCCGCAAGCAGCTCCGCAATAAACGGCAATACATTTGGTCCGACTGCAGCGGTGACCAAATCAGCGTTACTGATCGCTTCAATCGCTTCAGCAGGATTTGTCTCGCTGTTGATGCCGCTGACATTCTTAACCGAGATGATTTCCTGTTCAGTCCCAACCAGCGTCACTTCGTACTCGCGTTGTTGGTTCAGCTCTTGAATCACTGTATCATTGACGTCCAAAAAGAGGGTTTGATAACCTGACTGATACAATAGAGCGCCGATAAATCCTCTTCCTATGTTGCCCGCTCCAAAATGGACAGCCTGCATTTAGCTCACCTCGCTAAAGAGATCCAAAATTTCTTCTTCTGAAGTGGCATTCAAAATTTTATCGATATTTTCTTCTTCCGAGCAGACAATTGCGATATTCGATAAAATTTCCAAGTGCTCATTGCCTTTACCGGCGATGCCGATTAAAATTTTCGCGATATTGCCATCACCAAAATCAACGCCGTTTGGCACCGTGACAACCGAAATGCCGGTTTCAATAACATTCTTTTTCGCATCTTCAGTGCCATGTGGAATCGCCAGGAAATTGCCCATATAAGTAGTCGCCATTTCTTCGCGTTCATACATTTTATCGATATAGCCAGCGTCGACATAGCCGCCCTGGACAAGAATCTCACCGGTAAAACGAATTGCCTCATCTTTGCTTGGAATAGCCACATTTAATTTAATATTTTCTTTGCTTAATACTGGTTTCGCCATTTTTATCACTCCTCATGAAATATTGTCTTTCAGTTTCAGAAATTCTTCCAAAGCAATAGCTTATTAAACAACAATCAGTGGAGACGAATACCCCACTGATTGTTGTTTACTTTATTCGCCCTGCTCTTTTAAACGCTGTGCCAACTTGTCGTATTCCGGACTGTTCATGAAGTTCTCCACTGAAATATGTTCCGCTTGCGGAAGTTTCGCTTTTGCGCGGTCCGTTAAGTCTTTATGCGTAACAACCACATCCGCATCTGCGGGCAGTTGATTGATCGCCGTATTCGAAACCGGGATATCGATTTGAGCTTTTTTGAATTTATTTCTGAGCAAGGATGCCCCCATTGCACTGGAGCCCATGCCTGCATCACAGGCAAAAACGACTTTTTTGATTTCGTGTGCAGATTTTATTGGGGCCGCTTGAACCGCTTGCGTGTTATCGGAAGCCAGATTTCTTTCGCTCGTGTCACCGATTACACCAGCAGCCGGTTGCGGTGTTAAATAACCAGTCGCGTCGCTTTTCTTTCCTTTCATCTCCTGCATTCTGTTAGCTGCAGCAGCCAAGTCTTCTCCCTCTTCCACTTTGCTTGTTTTTAAAACAACAGAAGAGATTGCAAAAGAAACGGCTGCCGCAATGGTCACCCCTAAAATAACTCCAGGATAATTACCCGGCGGCGTCAAAGCCATCAATGCGAAAATACTTCCCGGAGAAGGTGTTGCAACAAGTCCTGCATTAAACAGTGTCAGCGTGAAAACCCCGCTCATGCCGCCTGCAATAACTGCAAGAAGCAGCATCGGTTTCATCAATACATACGGGAAATAAATTTCATGAATCCCGCCTAAAAACTGGATGATGGCCGCTCCTGGTGCGGAACTTTTTGAAATTCCTTTGCCGAAAACCGAAAAAGCAAGCAGAACACCCAGGCCTGGACCCGGATTACTTTCAAGCAGGAACAATATAGATTTCCCCGCGCTTGCCGCCTGTTCTACACCAAGCGGGCTTAAAATCCCATGGTTGATAGCGTTATTAAGGAACAAAATTTTAGCCGGTTCAATGATAATGCTCGCTAAAGGAAGCAATCCCATGCTGACAATTACTTCAACACCAGAAGCCAAAGCATTGGTTAACGAGTTGACCAATGGTCCAACAAAATATACTGAAATTCCCGCAAGAAATGCCCCTAATATACCGGCGGAAAAGTTGTTATACAGCATTTCGAAACCTGGACGAATTCGGTGCTGGAACCCGCCATCGATCAATTTCATCGCAAAACCGGCGAGCGGCCCCATAATCATGGCCCCTAGGAACATCGGTATTTCCGCTCCAACAATAACCCCCATCGTAGCGATTGCACCGAGCACTCCGCCCCGGAAATCATACACCAACCGCCCACCGGTAAAACCGATCAGCAACGGCAGCAAATACGTGATCATCGGACCAACGAGTGTGGCTAATTTCTCATTCGGTGTCCAACCGTCCGGAATAAATAAAGCTGTAATGAGTCCCCATGCGATAAAAGCTCCGATGTTCGGCATGATCATCCCGCTCAAATAACTCCCGAAACGCTGGATTTTGGCACGTGTTGTTGCTTCTGCCATGATTTTCCCCTCTTTTCTTTTGAATACTGAAATTGGTTAATTTCAGTTTCACATGGAAGTGTTTTTCGAGTGATTTTCACTAATAGGCAGAGTTTAATTTGAAGGCCATAAACTTTAATAAAGGCTACTTCTAAATTTTTAATTCCTCCTTTCTACAGTGGCTAATAAGTAACAAAAAAAGGGGCCGGTATAGGAAATAACAACCCACTAATTCTTTTTACCTTTTCTAACAAATACTTAATCCTCTTAGTAAGTTCTTATCAGAAATTTATATTTTATGAAAGAAGTAAGATTATCAAACTCATGCTCAAAAACACAGCCCAACTGGCTTAATGAGATACCACTTTCTGAAAATGCAACTCTATAGATAGATGGTAGCATAGTGCTAAGCATTTTTGCGTTAAAATATCAGAAATATCAGATTATATAATCATTGATACTAAAGGCCAACTCGACAAATTATATTTGAGCTGGCCTTTCATCTTTTATAACAATGCCGGTTTTTTCAACGTCTGGTCTACGACTCGGAGAAATTCTTTCAGTTCTTTTTCCGTGGTCAATCGCCTGAATGAAATTCGGATAAACTTTCTGGCCACATCAGTTTCAACGCCCATTGCGCCCATAGCGGACATGGCTTCCCCCGAGCCAATTTTACATGCTGTACCGGTGGAAATTGCAATTTGTTCCCGGTTGCACTGAAGCATCATCCATTGACCTTCTACATGGGGCAATATTAACCCTTGGATAAAAGGCGATTTTGTTTCTACATCTCCTGTCAACGCTACACCGGCAGGCAAATGCTTTATGAGAAACTCCTGAAGTTGCCTTGCTTGCCTGTAGCTGTCCTGCTGTTCGGCCACAGCGTGCTTAGCCGCAATGGTTGCAGAAATAACTCCCGGAACGTCAACAGTTCCTGCCCTAAAACCATTTTGGTGAGTTGTGCCTTCGTAAACTGATTCCCAGTGCACGGCCGGATCAATATAAACGATACCAACCCCTTTTGGGCCGCCGATTTTGTGGGCAGAACAAACTGCAGCCGCGACATCAAGTGCCTTAATATCCAAGTGGATTTTTCCAAAACCTTGGACGATATCGCAATGAACCGGAACCGCCCATTTTTTGGCATGGGCGGCACAGACCGCAACAGGCTGCATTGCCCCCATTTCGGAATTGACTAGCTGAAGTATGACCAAGGCCGTTTGATCATCCACTAGGTCTTTATATATTTCGATATCAATGATTCCATTGCGGTCTACTGGAACATATTCAACTTGGTAGTCTTCTTTTTCCAATTCATGAAGCGTCGTTAAAACCGATGCATG includes these proteins:
- a CDS encoding carbohydrate ABC transporter permease, producing the protein MRISRTWSITLFLPFLICFILFLVLPLLYGLYISMHSWSVFGGNGGFVGLDNYTAILTPGNIYSNAFYLGLKNTLIFVAISVIPLVIISLGLALLVDSIPDKLKVYFRTIFFISYAVSVTAVSAIFKWLFTGNGGYVNNVLNTMGFSSINWLNEQPYAWVAILIATIWWTIGFNMILFINALDEVDQTMYEAASLDGANWWKKFSYITFPSIKGVFVFLTIVSVIASFNLYGQTLLITAGGPTQSTQSLIMIIQQMVFTQNNLGVGSAMAIVMGLIMVIIVATQYFYSFRNE
- a CDS encoding carbohydrate ABC transporter permease yields the protein MKKSKSKTILVVAVASLIALLFLLPLIFMIFTSFKALGEAMSSSALFPKLWTAENYASIFGISAEVPILRWLINTGIVTVGGTALVVFVDVLAAYSLARLNLPWKSFFLTVVVSALTIPTIITLFPMFYLFRQYELIDTFAPLMLVYSANTMGVFLIYSFLRGFPKDLEEAAVIDGATLWQILRFVVFPAIRPVVATLSVLTFLTIYNDFLWPSVVTSSDEMKTVTLGVANLVQGANFVNPGKMMAATVVATMPALIIFVAANKYFVRSVVSSGIK
- the ade gene encoding adenine deaminase, with the translated sequence MEKKQLESRILAANKQQPADLVIRNGRIVNVFTKELTTGDIAIKDGVIVGIGEYEGVEEIDAKGRYVSPGLIDAHVHIESSMVTPHQFSQIVLPHGVTTVITDPHEIANVLGVKGIDFMLEDSEQVMLDVFVMLPSCVPATSFENSGAALSAKDLEHFISHKRVLGIAEVMDFPAVLRADSAMLDKLLLSSQRDGHAAGLKENDLNVYRTAGISTDHECVTKEEVIERLRRGMYVMLREGSVAKNLNALLEAVTEANAHRCMFCTDDKHLDDLIEEGSVDHNLRTAIRHGLNPITAISMASLHAAQCYGLHTKGAVAPGYEADLILLDDLEEFKIYEVYKKGELVASGGAYTGPISERGQLGSVRNSVNIADYTKEKFQINMGKNVKANIIGINPNNLITEHLVGEVETYNGCFVPNLERDQLKIAVVERHKATGNVGLGIVNGLGLKTGAIATTVAHDSHNIIAVGTNDEDMLLAVKALEEMEGGLVVVKDGKRLADLPLEVAGLMSKENFEVVNQQVNAVNKSLIQLGAPTHFNAFLTLSFLALPVIPQLKITDCGLFDMGEFKHISVPVSD
- a CDS encoding PTS sugar transporter subunit IIA — protein: MAKPVLSKENIKLNVAIPSKDEAIRFTGEILVQGGYVDAGYIDKMYEREEMATTYMGNFLAIPHGTEDAKKNVIETGISVVTVPNGVDFGDGNIAKILIGIAGKGNEHLEILSNIAIVCSEEENIDKILNATSEEEILDLFSEVS
- a CDS encoding mannitol-1-phosphate 5-dehydrogenase; the protein is MQAVHFGAGNIGRGFIGALLYQSGYQTLFLDVNDTVIQELNQQREYEVTLVGTEQEIISVKNVSGINSETNPAEAIEAISNADLVTAAVGPNVLPFIAELLAEGLKIRMKSSNEPLNVIACENMINGSSILKKHVFDYLNEEEKRAAEQLIGFPNAAVDRIVPDQRHGNILGVAVEPYYEWVVEQTAIKGQRPDIEGITYVDDLNPYIERKLFTVNTGHAVPAYLGHYKNYSTINEAMDDEEIEGVLQGALQETGEVIVRQHKFDKAEHGAYIQKIINRFRNPYVSDYVTRVARGPIRKLGQNDRLIRPASLFIQLTGQEPVNLATVIAGVLLYENDQDDEARRLQEQIAEKGYEETLQSVSGLAANDPLIAAVMKQLNVMKR
- a CDS encoding extracellular solute-binding protein, encoding MKKKFFLAMLLMIAMILSACGGGGGSGSSGQTADGKIVIKYINGFTGGDGDFMKKITDGFNESQDKYVVEESQEKDHYTKFKTGNYDLVVIHTDLLDTYRQDKMIQDISGVMETAGLSPEDFHPVGKDYVSFDDGVFAVPLDIHPMTMFFNKKLSPEAPATYDDLKTLSATLQQEDPNMFATGIPSAGLGEWFIMTMASQNGINLVEGNHMNFSQEKLADALMTYNDMIFKDKISPPGLGLDGEFQAFMKQVDEGNSSMQTATALTGPWYYGAVKETYGDDLGIASVPQLGTQPGVYGAGHTLALPASVQDDEKKAGIAEFLKYMYTPENLLNWADSGQAPTHLATMELVEQEAEKYPLSAQNIKQFESFKGAPKLYQYREQVRYVVENIYPKVVGEEGMTKEALMAELESATDQAKQVAETAPQ
- a CDS encoding PTS mannitol transporter subunit IICB, with the protein product MAEATTRAKIQRFGSYLSGMIMPNIGAFIAWGLITALFIPDGWTPNEKLATLVGPMITYLLPLLIGFTGGRLVYDFRGGVLGAIATMGVIVGAEIPMFLGAMIMGPLAGFAMKLIDGGFQHRIRPGFEMLYNNFSAGILGAFLAGISVYFVGPLVNSLTNALASGVEVIVSMGLLPLASIIIEPAKILFLNNAINHGILSPLGVEQAASAGKSILFLLESNPGPGLGVLLAFSVFGKGISKSSAPGAAIIQFLGGIHEIYFPYVLMKPMLLLAVIAGGMSGVFTLTLFNAGLVATPSPGSIFALMALTPPGNYPGVILGVTIAAAVSFAISSVVLKTSKVEEGEDLAAAANRMQEMKGKKSDATGYLTPQPAAGVIGDTSERNLASDNTQAVQAAPIKSAHEIKKVVFACDAGMGSSAMGASLLRNKFKKAQIDIPVSNTAINQLPADADVVVTHKDLTDRAKAKLPQAEHISVENFMNSPEYDKLAQRLKEQGE
- a CDS encoding dienelactone hydrolase family protein, with the protein product MGLHTEWVEYGSGFRGYLAHIDKISEQAAPAVIVIQEVWGVDEHIQDVTRRFAQAGYIAFAPELFSRHGEIQEQLKADRIEEVKRFLDELPPSGWGNVEERNAALAKHPEEKQQRITATLQTLFGGLNPAEYVDQLVATASFLRGSYSKEQGVGSIGFCLGGALSASLAAQDSELKGAIIFYGNAPKPDAMEAINCPVLGFYGQKDKRITGQVADLAKNMDSLGKSFDYTIYEGAEHAFFNDTRRSYHNGASRDAFAKSLHFFNEVLPITSAE
- a CDS encoding cysteine desulfurase family protein translates to MIYLDSAATVPMRKEALAAYAEAAEKAYGNTHSLHEAGSDAAGYLDSCRQLWASFLNVRPEGIYFTGNASEGNQLAIRSLLKGRPPNKRTIITTKLEHASVLTTLHELEKEDYQVEYVPVDRNGIIDIEIYKDLVDDQTALVILQLVNSEMGAMQPVAVCAAHAKKWAVPVHCDIVQGFGKIHLDIKALDVAAAVCSAHKIGGPKGVGIVYIDPAVHWESVYEGTTHQNGFRAGTVDVPGVISATIAAKHAVAEQQDSYRQARQLQEFLIKHLPAGVALTGDVETKSPFIQGLILPHVEGQWMMLQCNREQIAISTGTACKIGSGEAMSAMGAMGVETDVARKFIRISFRRLTTEKELKEFLRVVDQTLKKPALL